In Haematobia irritans isolate KBUSLIRL chromosome 1, ASM5000362v1, whole genome shotgun sequence, a genomic segment contains:
- the LOC142242163 gene encoding larval cuticle protein 9-like, whose product MKFVIVLAALCVLALVAADDHVEILKQDSKVDHDGYSFEWETSDHTKHHEEGKVVPGDGKDDHGHIEVHGEYSWKDHHGKEHSVKYVADKLGYHPSVSHSN is encoded by the exons atgaaatttgtcattgtcctTGCTGCTCTCTGTGTCCTAGCCTTGGTTGCTGCCGATGATcatgttgaaattttgaaacaagaTTCCAAGGTTGATCATGATGGCTATTCATTTGA ATGGGAAACTAGCGACCACACCAAACATCATGAGGAAGGCAAGGTTGTACCTGGTGATGGTAAAGACGATCACGGACACATTGAAGTTCATGGAGAATACAGCTGGAAGGATCATCATGGAAAGGAACACTCTGTTAAATATGTTGCCGATAAACTAGGATACCATCCATCTGTTTCACACAGTAATTAA
- the LOC142242147 gene encoding larval cuticle protein 65Ab1-like — protein sequence MKFLIVLAALCVVALAAPGHEEHAEIIKQDSRVDHDGYSFEWETSDHTKHREEGKLVGGDGHDDHGHIEVHGEYKWTDHVDGKEYHVRYTADDHGFQPSGDHLPHLPNDH from the exons atgaaattcctCATTGTCTTAGCTGCTCTCTGCGTCGTTGCCTTGGCTGCTCCTGGTCATGAAGAACATGCTGAAATTATAAAACAAGACTCCAGAGTTGATCATGATGGATACTCTTTTGA ATGGGAGACTAGTGATCACACCAAGCACCGTGAGGAAGGTAAATTAGTTGGTGGTGATGGCCATGATGACCACGGACACATTGAAGTTCATGGAGAATACAAATGGACTGATCATGTTGATGGCAAGGAATACCATGTCAGATATACCGCTGATGACCATGGTTTCCAACCTTCCGGTGATCATCTCCCTCATTTGCCCAACGACCATTAA
- the LOC142242115 gene encoding larval cuticle protein 65Ab1-like, with translation MKFLIVLAALCVVALAAPGHEEHAEIIKQDSKVDHDGYSFEWETSDHTKHREEGKLVGGDGHDDHGHIEVHGEYKWTDHVDGKEYHVKYTADDHGFQPSGDHLPHLPNDY, from the exons ATGAAATTCCTCATTGTCTTAGCTGCCCTCTGTGTTGTTGCCTTGGCTGCTCCTGGCCACGAAGAACATGCTGAAATTATAAAGCAAGACTCCAAAGTTGATCATGATGGATACTCTTTCGA ATGGGAGACCAGTGATCACACCAAACACCGTGAGGAAGGTAAATTAGTTGGCGGTGATGGCCATGATGACCACGGACACATTGAGGTTCATGGAGAATACAAATGGACTGATCATGTTGATGGCAAGGAATACCATGTCAAATATACCGCTGATGACCATGGTTTCCAACCTTCTGGTGATCATCTCCCTCATTTACCCAACGATTATTAA
- the LOC142242131 gene encoding larval cuticle protein 65Ab1-like, giving the protein MKFLIVLAALCVVALAAPGHEEHAEIIKQDSKVDHDGYSFEWETSDHTKHREEGKLVGGDGHDDHGHIEVHGEYKWTDHVDGKEYHVRYTADDHGFQPSGDHLPHLPNDH; this is encoded by the exons ATGAAATTCCTCATTGTCTTGGCTGCTCTCTGTGTAGTTGCCCTTGCTGCTCCTGGTCATGAAGAACATGCCGAAATTATAAAACAAGACTCCAAGGTTGATCATGATGGATACTCTTTCGA ATGGGAGACCAGTGATCATACCAAACACCGTGAGGAAGGTAAATTAGTTGGTGGTGATGGCCATGATGACCACGGACACATTGAGGTTCATGGAGAATACAAATGGACTGATCATGTTGATGGCAAGGAATACCATGTCAGATATACCGCTGATGACCATGGTTTCCAACCTTCTGGTGATCATCTCCCTCATTTGCCCAACGATCATTAA
- the LOC142219860 gene encoding larval cuticle protein 65Ab1-like produces the protein MKLVIVLAALCAVAFAAPDGHAEIVRQDSKVDHDGYSFEWETSDHTKHREEGKVVGDGEHGHIVVHGEYKWTDHHDGKEYYVKYTADDNGFQPSGDHLPHLPNDH, from the exons ATGAAACTCGTCATTGTTTTAGCTGCTCTCTGTGCCGTAGCTTTTGCTGCTCCTGATGGTCATGCCGAAATTGTCAGACAAGACTCTAAGGTTGATCATGATGGCTATTCATTCGA ATGGGAGACCAGCGATCATACCAAACACCGTGAAGAAGGCAAAGTAGTAGGTGATGGTGAACACGGACACATTGTTGTTCATGGTGAATACAAATGGACTGATCATCATGATGGCAAGGAATACTATGTTAAATACACCGCCGATGATAATGGCTTCCAACCCTCTGGTGATCATCTCCCTCATTTGCCCAACGATCATTAA
- the LOC142219861 gene encoding larval cuticle protein 65Ab1-like: MNDGDTIYVSIKELFDCIFDIHKVENFLENNNHRRKMKFLVVLAALCLVALAVADEHAEIVKQDSKVDHDGYSFEWETSDHTKHHEEGKVVGGDGKDDHGHIVVHGEYSWKDHHDGKEYSVKYVADEHGFQPSGDHLPHIPDNVHH, translated from the exons ATACCATCTATGTGAGTATAAAAGAGCTGTTCGATTGCATATTCGATATCCATAAAGTTGAAAACTTTCTCGAGAACAACaatcatagaagaaaaatgaaatttttagttgtCCTTGCTGCTCTCTGCCTTGTAGCCTTGGCTGTTGCTGATGAACATGCTGAAATTGTGAAACAAGACTCCAAGGTTGATCATGATGGTTACTCATTCGA atGGGAAACCAGCGACCACACCAAACATCATGAGGAAGGTAAGGTCGTAGGTGGTGATGGCAAAGATGATCATGGTCATATTGTTGTTCATGGAGAATACAGCTGGAAGGATCATCATGATGGCAAGGAGTACTCTGTTAAATATGTTGCCGATGAGCATGGTTTCCAACCTTCTGGTGATCATCTTCCTCATATCCCCGACAATGTCCATcattaa